The Zingiber officinale cultivar Zhangliang chromosome 2A, Zo_v1.1, whole genome shotgun sequence genomic sequence AGCTTCCCCCAACCTCGTCTTCTACTGTCATCCACAAGCACCAGTCATCAATGTTGTGGGTTTGTAGGTATGTTTAACATTTGGGAACAGTGAGAATAAGCATCAGTTTGTCTGCCACAGCTCGTCGAACAATTTAACTCAATTGACACGAACAACTTAGCAGCAACTCATGCGACATCCACACCCCAACCCAAGACTGAGACCAGCTCATACTGAAAATAAGCAAGTCACTTGCTCCATCTTCAGTAGATTGAAAAGAAACTTAATCCAATTGATCCAGAGCAACCACACAGCAGAAAAGGCAGTATTGAAGTTCAAATGTCATCTCCAGTTGATCCTAGCAATTTTTTTCCCAACATCCAAGTAATCTAACATAAACAAAATGGAATTTGGGGCAGTCATCAACAGCATAAGATAGTCTTGAAACTAAATACATGCCTCCAGGTTGGGCATCTTCCGAGTATCGAATACAAATTGCAATGAGAACTTTTTTTGTGTTCTCTGATGAATGGGTCATCGAGCTTTGGGGTTTGTTCATGGTCTGGCCCTTTTATTGCTGCTGCAGCTTGGGCACTTGTATTGCTTGATATGCTCAGCCTTTGCAGGTGTGATCCTGACGCACTTTCCATGGAACCACTTCTCACAGAGATCACAGCAGATCCAGAACTCATCGTTCGCATAATTGTCACCGCATGCACCACACAAGGTATTCTCGTGCTCCTCTTCCTCATCCTCGTTATCTTCATCTTTGGGAGTTTGCATCTTTAGTGACTTCAGTGACTCTGCGAGTTTTGGCTGTCCAGAGGTACAATGGCGTGAGATAGTCGAACACTAGCATAAACACAAGGAAATGACAGCAGTAAtagtaataaatttaaaagaataaatGGGCAGATTTGACTATGCCTTCTTTGAACTAGATTTGCTGCTCTTACTGCTGCCGTTGGAGGTCCTTTCTCTGGACTGCTTTTTGGCAGTTCCAGTTACAACTTCATATATCGTAGGGAGACTGTTGATCATATTGTGTAACCGCATCCTGCAGTGTTATTTGGGGAGACCAAAAACCATAAGAGGAttgattttttaaagttaaacattttagcattaaaaattaaattcatatcCAGATGATGCAGCTCGATGCCAACTACAGAAAATTAGCAGTAAGACCATGGAACTAATTTCAGATTGAAATACTTGTGTCTATAGTGGCTAACATTGTAGAGAATGAAACACTTGGCACTCTTATCTCCGGAATGTGCATCATAAAGATGGTACATTGTTCACAGGAAAAAATTGTGTTCATTGTTTGGACCTAAGTTCCAAACAAAGTAGAAAGATCAAATTAATCAGACTTAAATACGACGAGGAAGGCTTATTCAGTCCTATACGAGCAAAGGGAGGACAAAAGTACAATCGACCTAGTCATTTTTAATTGAATGCAATGCATGAATACAATGAACAAGAATCTGCAATTCTGCAAGTGATTGATAtatggaaaagaaaagaaataataaatgaATATCAGCACAAACAACTGAATCAGGCAAGTTTAGAGCTAGGTGGCCAAAGAATGATAACTTCTCATGATTTTTTGTTCATATCttctaattaaaataaaaaactagcTGTTTATCACTGGTTCACTTACTGTTTGCAATCCTATGATCAAGAACACGAAGAATATACGCATAACAAAATTTAGGATGAAGACAATGACAAGCCTTGTATCTCAGGTATTTGGTATGGGTTCATGAACCTTATGTCCCATCTTTAAGCTGAATGTGAAGAACAACTCATAGTTATGATTGACAATAAAATTATGAAACCCTAGTAAATTTCCCCTTGGAATTTTAGGGCATCCACAATGGGAGCTCCCATGTGAATGACGTCACAAAAAGTAGGGAGCCGCTCCCTATTTAGGGAGCCGCTCCCTGAGTGCTCCTaacctaattttaaaaaaaaaaggaaaaaaacttgATGGGGCAGTGGTGGGGACTACAAAAAAACCAAGAAGCACTCCTACCGTTGGAGATGCTCTTATAGCCATCAACAAAATTACACAAAATTTGGTTTTTCATGTAACATAAAGATGTATGAAACTTCCTTTATCTGTACAATGAAATGCTAAAGCAGCTTAAATCGCATTCAAAATTCTTCCCCTCAAACTTCTGATATTTTCAAAATGAAGATGATTTGGTCACCCTTCAAGACccttttgatttataattttaaatttataaatagctaaaaggttcaaagggtaactaGGAATCATATTCTCATTTTCTCCCCACattgtttcaatttttttctgGACATTCATAAAAGAAAATCCCAGCAACttgaagaaaagaaaatgatACTACACATAAATCTTCCATTTAACTAAACTCTCTTTCTACACATCATTGCAATGACCACCCTTCCTCCATATAAATAAAAAAGATTTAATAATCTAGGCTCTGTTCCAATAAAAGATGTTACAGGTCAATGTGACAATTTGGTAATAATATCAATTGAAAACACCAGAAGACTTGAAGCACGTCATCATAatgaaaattacataataaatAAAAGCTCAAGTAGTTATTTTATTTGTTCCAACATAAAAAATGAGTTAAATCAGACATGAGAAACCAAAAGAAtcatgatgtgtgtgtgtgtgtgtgtgtgtgtgtgtgtgtgtgtgtattgaCAAAAATGAAGTTCAGTTTAACTAGTTAGACTACAAAGAAACACACTCACAAAATGGATAAatcacatgaaaaattatttactAGAGGtcaaaggcaaaaaaaaaaaaaaatctcactgGAGAACAGAGCAAGTCAGCATGCTGCCTCCATGAATAAGCAAGGAAATTTCAATCATAAATACAGAATAAATCATGATAAGTTTCTTACAACTCCTTTGTTAGTCAATTAAGAAAGCTATTAAAATGTGTATAATGCAAATCAAACACCAAATTGCAACCACtggaaaaaatgatgaaataataaAAGAGTTTTCCTTTTAATCCCAATCATATTAGCTTGCATATGCATGAGGCAAACATTCTAGTAAAATTAATGATACATAGAATCTTATACTCAAGGGTATTAAAAAGTGGTTCTCTTGGTCGcttggtggccggctagagggaataaatagcctgcacaataaaataaacaaaacctttctcgatctttatagCTTGATAAAATtagacacttgcataaaaagaattaaaaagtAAACTAAAGACAGAGACACACAAGGAATTACTTGAtttacaatcagaggattgctaatccaagaaagttgaaagttcactaatgtctccttcggacggagaatcctcttacagcagtcaaagctcataattacaaagctaaacacaAATGAAATTAATTTCAAGTGTTCTATATAGCTTCTTGGATCAGGACTGTATTCATAGCCCTGATCAGGACGCCTGGAACTTCCAAGCGCCTAGACATGGATAGAAATTTATCTGCGTCGCACCGGATCATGACAACGCACGTTTCAATAAGTTTTCTAGTTCAGGCGCACGGACCGGGTTGAACTGCCATCCACGACTCCACAGAGCCGAGGCGCCCTTGGGCTGTCGCgaggtccgggcgtccggaccaaaaagtcaacattttgttgacttttggtcctgCTCTTCCGCTCAGGTTCCGCTCACATTGGCCAGGATCTTCCGTTCCGGTTCCAcatgcttgggtgatttcggtcatccggaataagactcacccgaacccattttccgacctttttgagcaaccttccactccgacttctcgtccctcggaaacgtcgcacgcctccttctcgtccgcccgcatactcttccgcaacgcctcgttcctcggacgcaccgagcccgtcagccctctctcgtgtcatccttctcgctagctgcatctttcgctcaacttcctgtgctcataagttcctgcacacttagacacagaggttaAACCACAACAAGGCCTAACTTAATTTGGAcgatcatatcaaaattatctcagggtacttacaatttccccctttttgatgtgagcaatcaaAGTTGAGTTAGGGtaaaaaaacaaataatagaGATATTTTGCATTTAAGAAaagtatgcaaaaaaaaaaaaaaaaaaaatttacctcCCCCTCGACTTCAcctctaattctccccctttgatcacattaaaaatagggtacTATAAAATGACttggaaataaaactaaaacaaagtctaaggGAAACAAAGTCTAAAATGACTATTatccaaaaacaaaggaaaatataaattttgaaaaatctggaTTCTTACagcaaattttgaaaaatatttttaaattgaactCTTCTTTCTCCGAAAAATTAAGATCCAATTAATTTCAATCAGAAATTTTGCAAAACAATATATTTGAAAgcattagataattttataacagttaaatgcttaacagttaatcaattaaacattaatttcagtaattgacttccaggctgtggtgaggcactaggtcttcttggttattggaacaataatcacttctagataaagtctcttaaagaaattaaatatttaattttctttctgaaagccctaggtctaactttcaaaaattttaaaaaaaaacaaggcatgcacaaaaagataatttaatttaaacatgactttgtaacccaaaatagattccttcctactggattaatcaaaaactttctAGGAACATACCTTTGTGATATTCTTCTAACTTGGCCCTTATAGTATCTAAATTGTCAATTCAATCCATTATATTTTCTAATTTGTTGAATAtgtgagcatgcacgatttttcaaatcTAATATTTctactttcaatttttcatttttatcttgtcgaaatcttctaatcgacaagatgttactagaattccttttaattcatcattttccttttttaatttaaaggaattttttgataatattttataaactgaaataatttatcaagaggtagagaccatacctgacttaccttgtcaatctcataatctgaagctccccctgaaatgttacttccttttgatgtcgctcccccttcatcgatgctctcgatactcatttcggACAAGCAtgcttcgtcttcatcttcttagtgacttgccactagcgcaagtccggcAAAGGCTTCGatctctgattcggacgacgtttcgtcccatgACACCTTTAGATTTCTATACTTGGTCTGAACTGGCTTCTTGTTATTTTCcttgtccttgctcttcaattttggaccgTTATCTTTAAcgtacccttcttcattgcaattgtagcatcttacctttcttttccttcttttactCTGcacttaattaaatatattagttttaaataactttttaaattccCTTACCATGAACGTCATTTCGTTGTGTtatcgagagaagattcagaatctGGTTCGTCTATTATTGTCTTtagggcaatgttgtgctttgactccttcagatttgcacatctcgtttcatgaacttcaaatgttgaaaataattcttctaaagtacttacttctggatccttagagatataataagcatctactaatgatgcataGTCCTCGGAAATGGGTTAAGTGCGTgccttagcaaatctcggttggttaccttttcttcgagattcgtgagtccggtgatgagttccttgatccttAAATAGAGGTGTGCGAtggtttctccttcttctaaccAGAGGTTGTAGATCTGGTTCCGAAACAGGTCCCGTTTCGCGAGTTTAGCTTCGGACGTACCTACattagctccaggaacttctctcaAAATTCCTTTGATGATTCGTAGGCGctgattctgttgacttcttacGGAGGTAGCACACTCAGTAGATGAAATTCGGCTCGTCCATTTGCTACGAAGTCTGCttactccttcttggtccattaatactcttctttgttcttcggtgcttcaaaaccatatttcaatattagtaataaatcaaaagtccattttgaagaatacctccatctttcttttccaaatcgtgaactcccccttgaacttagGCAGGTAGATGCTCAGTCTGGCTATCTCTTGTACTTCGAtcagcgattagtcctcctgaaacggttgggctctgataccacttgttggtcccttggcggccggctagaggggagtgaatagcctacacaataaaataaacaaaatctttctCGATCTTTATAGCTTGATAAAATTagacacttgcataaaaggaaTTAAAAGTAAACTAAAGACAAAGACAcacaaggaattacttggtttgcaatctgggaattattaatccaataaAGTTGAAAGTTCACTAatgtctccttcgggcggagaagtatcttacagcagtcaaagctcacaattacaaagctaaacacaAATGAAATTGATTTCAAGTCTTCTATATAGTTTCTTGGATCAGGACTGTATCTATAGCCCTAATCGAGGCGCCTAGAAAGGTTCCAGGTGCCAAgatgtggatagaattttattcGTGTCGCACCGGATCGCGACAACACGCGTTTTGATAAGTTTTCTAGTCGAGGAGCCCGGAGATACTACGGGCACTCGGACCAGGTTGAACTGCTATTCGCAACTCCGTAGAGTCGAGGCGCCCCTGAGCTGTCGCGAGGGTCCGAGCGCCCAAACCAAGTCAAGGTGCTAggccaggtccgggcgccccggactaggtccgagtgcccggaccaaaaagtcaacattttgttgacttcgGTCCCGATCTTCTGCTCAGGTTCTGCTcgcattggtccgggtcttccgctgtagttccacttgctt encodes the following:
- the LOC122042475 gene encoding PHD finger protein ALFIN-LIKE 8-like — encoded protein: MDGDEVPRVSRSHEEVFRDFRGRRAGIIKALTTEVEKFYGQCDPEKENLCLYGFPNETWEVNLPAEEVPPELPEPALGINFARDGMEESDWLALVAVHSDAWLLAVAFYFGARFGFNKESRMRLHNMINSLPTIYEVVTGTAKKQSRERTSNGSSKSSKSSSKKPKLAESLKSLKMQTPKDEDNEDEEEEHENTLCGACGDNYANDEFWICCDLCEKWFHGKCVRITPAKAEHIKQYKCPSCSSNKRARP